From the genome of Sphingobacterium sp. UGAL515B_05:
CCAAGAATCATTCATGGTATAACAGAGTTCCCAAAATTTAGCATCAGGGCGCGTGACCGGAATCCCTTGCTCAGGTGTATCGTAATCTCCATGATGATTCAATCGGGAGTTTATAATAATATTCGGATTATATTTCCGCAAAAGATTTAAGGTCTCTTTCGCTTTCCACTCTTCGGCACTATGTTCCCAATCTCCATCAAACCAAAGTAATTCTGGCTTATATTGTTCGGATAGCTCGGTCAATTGCTTTTGGTAATATTTCACATAATTATCCCAACGCGTAGGCTCACCTTTCAATTCATAACGCTTTCTATTGCGCGTAAAAACATCATAATATGGGTGGCTCCAATCGGGTAACGAATAATACAGTCCAGTGTGCAAGCCCTCTTCTTGTATTGCTTTCACAAACGGTGTGATTACATCCTGTTTAGCAGCCGCGTCTTGTAATGTAGTGATCGCTTTATCAGCCTTCGTATTCCACATCGAGATTCCGTCATGGTGTTTGGTCGTAATCACCGTGTATTTAGCACCAGCTTCTTTAATCAATTTGGCCCATTCCTTGGGTTTATAATCCTTTGCTGTAAACCCATTAAGCTGTTTGATATAATTGTCGTGGTTAATATAATTATTGAAGAATGACCAAGATTCCGAGATTCCATCTACAGAGTAAATACCCCAGTGAATAAAAATACCCAATTTGGCATTTTCAAACCAATCCATTTTTTGCGTTGATACATTGTTCTGAGCTGAAACGTTTAAGCACGCAGACGCCAAAAGAACAAAAAGAGAAATCTTTCGAAACTTCATAAGCTATTTTATCGATTACATAACGAGTTTAAGCCGGCAAAATACACATAAATCAGCAAAATCCAATTGTGTAAGGGATAAATTACGTTGGATAGCGGTTGAAATCTAACATTATATTTTTCTTTAACTCAAACTTAAAACACGCAGGGAATATTCTTATAACTTAAACGGATCTAATAGGGACTTTATAGGGACCTCATTCGGACTTTATTCGGATAAAACCGTGTAAAGTCCCTTTTTAATGCCTATTAAATCAGTTGTGAGTACTTAATAAATTTGACGCTTATAGCGCTATGCCCTATCCTTGAATTTATTGAAGGTGCAACGGTACAAAAATCTTCCACTTCGAGCATCAAAATATCAACTGTCTCGATCATTTTTATCCATTTGTATGTGCTTACAAAAACTTCATGTATATTTGGCAGGTATGATCGAATTATATACAGATGGGGCTTCAAGTGGGAATCCGGGCCCTGGAGGTTACGGAACCATCTTAAGAACTATTTATACAGGCGATAATGAAGCCTTTAAAGGCAAACTTATCGAAAAAGAGTTTTCGGGCGGTTACCGCAAAACAACGAACAACAGGATGGAATTGATGGCTGTGATCGTTGGTCTCGAGGCGCTGAAAAACCTGCAGCAACAAGTTACCGTATATTCTGATTCCAAATATGTCATTGATGCCATTGATAAGAAATGGGTATATGGTTGGATACAAAAGGGTTTTGCCGGCAAGAAGAATAAAGATCTTTGGTTACGTCTAATGAGTGCCTATAAACTGCATAATGTGCGTCTTGTGTGGGTAAAAGGCCACGCTGGGCATCCGTTAAATGAGCGCTGTGATCGCTTAGCTGTAGCAGCCTCCAAAGATAAGGCAAATTGGAAAATCGACAGTGTTTTTGAGATTGAAGAAGGGAAATAGAAAAGGGAGCATTTTAATACATGCTCCCTTTTCTATTTAAAGCGAAATGCCGGTGGAGCAATCTCCTGTACTTTACTTTCTCTAAAATCCTTCATGCTTTGGGGTTCTCTAGCCTCTAATTCAGCGAAATCCACAACACCATTATCCTTAGCCCAACGAAAATAGGCTGTAGATAAGCGAGAAACAACATCGTGATGCAGTCCAGCAATATCTTTGCGTTCAGTAGGATCCTGTTCCAAATCATAGAGTTCCCATTTATAGGAAGGCCAGGTTGATACAAGCTTCCATTTCCCGATACGTGCAGCACGGTTGCCAGCCCGTTCCCAAAACAAGCCCTCTGCCCGCGACACAGTATCTTGACCTTGAAATAACACTGGGAGCAAGCTTTTCCCGGGCAATTTGTTCGACTTAATTCCTTTATAATCTTTCGGATATACAGCGCCAGCCAAGTCATAGAAGGTAGGCGCCAGATCAATCACATGCCCGGTCCCCTGTCTGATGCCTTTCGCGACCTTACCCGGAAACCATGCTATAAATGGCGCGTTGATCCCTCCTTCATAGGTATAATCTTTAAATGCCTTGAAAGGTGTATTGGAAGCGTACGACCAATTTTTGCTCTGTGATTCAAACGAGCCCTCTGTTCCCACAGGCCCCGTATTCAACCGAGCGCCATGAAACCATCGCACCAAATCTTCCGCTGGAGCTCCATTGTCTGAGAGAAACACGATAAGCGTATTGTCCAATTGCCCGTTGTCTTTCAGCTTCTTCAGTAATTTACCTACAGTCTGATCCAGACGATCAACCATTGCCGCGAAGATTTCCATTTTTTTTGCCCATAGCTGTCGTTGATCGTATGATAATCTTGACCAATCGTAAATATCTTCATCAGGAATCGATGCTTCTGTCTTTATCGGCGTAAGTCCCAATTGTTTCTGCCGTTCAAAACGTTCTTGTCGAATAGCTTCCCATCCTTTATCATAACGTCCTTTGTACTTTGCAATATCTTGTGGCAAGGCCACCAATGGCCAATGTGGTGCAGTATGGGCCAGATAGAGAAAAAAAGGCTTCTCTTGGGTTTTAATCTGATCTAAAAACCCTTCCGCTTCACGATTGATTACCTCTGTTGAAAACGACGATTCCAAAGGGTATCCTTCTGGGTCCGTTTGCGCTTTAAATGTCGGAGCTCCTGAATCTGCATTTTTTTCCTGTTTGGGGAATACCAGATCAAAGCCACGATCCCATGGTAGACTTTTCCCATTTCCCGAAACATGCCATTTGCCGGAAGTTGCAGTAATATACCCATTAGACCGGAGCACTTCAGCAATAGTGAGGGATTCAGTATTGATATAGCCTTGATAGGCAGGAAGACCAAGATCGTTCGAAAAGTAACCGACACCAGCTTTATGCTGATATTGTCCTGTGATTAGAGAAGCCCGTGTAGGTGCGCAAATAGAATTGTTATAGAATTGCTTCAGCCGTAACCCTTCATTGGCCAAACGATCCAAATTAGGTGTCGAAATTTCTGATCCATATGCTCCCAAATCTGAATAGCCCAGGTCATCCGCCAAAATTAAGATGATATTGGGCTTCTTCTGCTGTGCATTGCCTATCCCCATCAAGACAAGAAAAGTAAATAATGTAAAAATTATCTTTTTCATATTACCTTCTTTTATTACTAGCGAAATTGATTGTTTGTCTTTAACCGATTGAAATCCACTACAGCATTCTCTTTAGCCCACTTCTCATAGCGTTTTTCAAGATCATTCACAATCTCTGGGTAGCGATCAGCCAAATTGTTGTTTTCCCCCCGATCTTCATCAATATTGTATAGCTCTGGTTTGTTTTCTTTCCTAAACAGGGAGACTAGTTTCCATTTTCCATATCGAACAGCACGATTTCCGGCCCGCTCCCAGAACAGCGGAACATTGCGATCGACCTGATTAAGGTCTGAACGAAAAACAGCTCTTAAGCTTAAGCCAGGGAGCGCATTTATTGCAGTATCTCCAATATGGATTGGATAATGAGCACCAGCAAAGTCATATAGTGTGGGAGCAATATCGATAAGATGCCCTACTCCCTTCTTAATAGCATTCGCCTTTACTTCCTTAGGATACCATACAATAAATGGGGCACCGATGCCTCCTTCATAAGGATTATCTTTATAACTACGCAGTGGAGAATTACCGGTTTGGGACCAATTGCCATTTTGCACCTCATAGGATCCGGGCAAACCAACGGTTTCGGTATTCCTTGCGGTATAAATCCGGGCCCGATCGCCACCCTGAGCACCATTATCCGATAAGAAAATGATTAGTGTATTTTTGTCTTTTTTCAACTCTCTCAGTGTTTTCCTAATGCGTCCGATACTCTGATCCATTCGATCAATCATACCAGCGAAAACCTGCTGCCGGCGCTGCCAATACTGCTTCTCATCGTAAGTCAATTTCTCCCAGGACTGTACAGCGGAATCCTTTTTCGCAATAGTCTGTCCTGAAGGGAAAACACCAGTTCGTTGCGCATTTTCATAACGTTTGATGCGTAGACTATCCCATCCCTGACGATATACGCCATTGTATTTTTGTGTTTCCTCTTCTGGCGCCTGCAAAGGCCAGTGCGGAGCGTTAAAAGCTAAATACAAGAAAAAGGGCTTTTTCTCGCTTTGCTGTTCTTTGAGAAAACCAATGGCCTGATCGGTAATCTCATCAGTCAAATAACGCCCCTTTGGCAGGTAGAACGGTTTGTTGTTCCGATATAAAGGCACCGTCGGACGTTCTGGACCGTTGATTTCATAAAAATTGGACGCGCCACCTACAAAATTAAAAGAACGTTCAAATCCACGTTGTGCTGGCCATTGATCGAAATCATCACCCACATGCCATTTGCCCGAAATAATGGTTGAATAACCAGCCTCTTTAAGAACTTCAGCTAAGGTCCTTGATTCACGATTTAAGAAGCCTTGATAAGCAGGAAGGCCTAAGTTAACATTAAAATACCCTACGCCGGCACGATGCGCATACTGTCCTGTCAATAAGGATGCACGTGTAGGAGCGCAAATGGAATTGTTATAAAATTCCTGAAACCTCGTCCCTTCTTTGGCTAAGGCGGCTAAATTCGGTGTATGAAAGTCTGTCCCTCCATAGGGCTCTATATCCGAAAACCCCAAATCATCCACCAAAATCAATACAATATTTGGACGGCTATCTTGTCCCCAGCTTGCCCCCGGCAAACTGCACAGACACAGTATAAGATATAAAAGTTTCGTTTTCATTTACTTAAAATTTTATTCGTCTATTATTTATTTATCCAATCGGGATGCTGTGAAAGATTTGGATTGAGACTCAGTTCGCGTTGTGGCGTCGGAAAATGAATATGGCGGGCAGCAGCATTAGTCTTTCCAGCAGCTTTCAGCTTAGCGACATAATATACAGCTCCCCTTCGCGACAGATCAAACCAGCGCTGATATTCGTAGACCAGCTCCTTTCTTCGTTCTTCAAAAACAGACTCTCTAAAAACGTCCTTCGTTTCCGAAGCTAAAACCTCTTCCACACCGGCTCGGCGACGCACCGCATTTAGTGCATTACGAGCCTCTAACGTTGGGCCATTCAACTCATTTTCGGCTTCCGCAAAAATTAACAGTACTTCCGCATAACGGATGATTGGTGTGTTTTTAGAAGACTGCCCTTGGTTCCCAACAACGGTTTCATCATAATATTTATTGAATTGCGGTTTAGCCAATGGATAATATTTGCCATCTGTAGGCGACAGCATCCCCGTGGTAAAGGTTACCGTCAGACGTTTATCATTTGCGGCAAAGCTCTTGTACAATCCGCCTTCTACGTGCAGTGCGTCGGCATAATCGCCATTGATCCCCGGAATATCCGCGGGTGCAGACCTGCTCGCCAAAGAATTTCCCTGATAACCACTGTTTCCCTTAAATTGAGCCGAAAAGATATGTTCGCTGCCATTCTTCTTATCAATATTAAAGACATCAGCAAATTCCGGAAAAAGCGCGTACCCCTCCTTATCAATAACTTCCCTGGCTAATAATTTTGCGTTGCTCCAATCGCTTCGCGTCAGATAGACTTTTGCCAATAAGCTTTTGGCGGCTCCCGAGCTTGCGCGGCCTTTATCTGCGTCACTGTAATTTTTGTAATTCGGGAGCGCCGATGCAGCTTTTAGGTCAGCGATAATCAACTCATATACGTCATTTTCTGGAGCTTTAGCTACATAAAGTTCCTGCGGAGACAAGGTCTCAACAGGACTTGTTACCAACGGTACGGCCCCAAACCAGCGTACCAAATTAAAATAATGCAAAGCTCTCAGAAATTTTGCTTCATTAATCAAGCGCAGCTGTATAGTAGGTTCAATTTGCCCCGAAGACATTGCACCAATCTTCGCAATGTTAACATTCGAAGCATTGATCGCATCGTAACTCTGCTTCCAAAGCTGCTCCATCCGATCATTGGATGCATCATGTGTCAGATTGCTAATCGCCCGGACATGTGCATTTCTGGCTCTTGGTCCTGCTTCATAATCATCTGTAGCCATCTCAACACCGATCTGGAATAGGCTGTTATACAATGATTGACCAGTTTCATATAATTTTCTATAAGTCCCGGTCACAGCCGCGATTGCTTGATCTTGATTAAGGTAAAACTGTTCTGACACCAAAGCACCTGCGGGATCTTCCGACAATTTCGAGCACGAAATTGTTGTTAGAAAGATCGAAAAGACAGTGGATAAAAGATGTATTTTTTTCATTTGAATAAATTGCTTGTCAATACGAATGGGCTTATCACAAAATCCCTATTCAATACATTTACAGGTATATTAAAAAGTCAAAGAAATCCCTGCGGAAATAGATCTAGCTGCAGGATAAATTCCCGAATCGGTCCCTATCTGCACGTTACTTCCCGACGTCACCTCTGGGTCAAAACCTTTATATTTTGTCCATGTCAAAAGATTTTGTGCTGTTAAATAGAGATTAAGACTCTTGATACTGGCCCCTTCAAGCCATTCCTTTGGGAAGTTGTATCCAAAATGCAATGATTTCAGCCGGACAAAGGAACCGCTCTCTACAAATTGATTGGAAAATACTGGTGCCGGGTCTAATTTTGCCCGCGGATATAACTGACTTGGATTTGAAGGTGTCCAGCGCATCAATGCATCACTTGATGCGTTTTGCTGACCGGTAAACATCTCTAGATTCTGTCTATTGATATTAAGCAGATCATTACCAACTGTTCCCTGTATAAGAAATGACAGATCAAAACCTTTGTAGGAAATACTATTGGTCAGCCCAAAAATAAAATCGGGCTGCGCATTACCGATAATCGTTCTATCATTTGCCGTGGTAAATTGACCATCACCATCGATATCTTTATATAGGCGATCTCCCGCTTTCGGTGTAGCATTTCCTGTAAACTTGCCCTTATTATTCTCTTCGCCCAATTGCAGAATGCCATCGGTTACCGTTCCATAAAATGTACCGATTGGCTCGCCCACTTTAATAAT
Proteins encoded in this window:
- a CDS encoding arylsulfatase, which codes for MKTKLLYLILCLCSLPGASWGQDSRPNIVLILVDDLGFSDIEPYGGTDFHTPNLAALAKEGTRFQEFYNNSICAPTRASLLTGQYAHRAGVGYFNVNLGLPAYQGFLNRESRTLAEVLKEAGYSTIISGKWHVGDDFDQWPAQRGFERSFNFVGGASNFYEINGPERPTVPLYRNNKPFYLPKGRYLTDEITDQAIGFLKEQQSEKKPFFLYLAFNAPHWPLQAPEEETQKYNGVYRQGWDSLRIKRYENAQRTGVFPSGQTIAKKDSAVQSWEKLTYDEKQYWQRRQQVFAGMIDRMDQSIGRIRKTLRELKKDKNTLIIFLSDNGAQGGDRARIYTARNTETVGLPGSYEVQNGNWSQTGNSPLRSYKDNPYEGGIGAPFIVWYPKEVKANAIKKGVGHLIDIAPTLYDFAGAHYPIHIGDTAINALPGLSLRAVFRSDLNQVDRNVPLFWERAGNRAVRYGKWKLVSLFRKENKPELYNIDEDRGENNNLADRYPEIVNDLEKRYEKWAKENAVVDFNRLKTNNQFR
- the rnhA gene encoding ribonuclease HI, whose amino-acid sequence is MIELYTDGASSGNPGPGGYGTILRTIYTGDNEAFKGKLIEKEFSGGYRKTTNNRMELMAVIVGLEALKNLQQQVTVYSDSKYVIDAIDKKWVYGWIQKGFAGKKNKDLWLRLMSAYKLHNVRLVWVKGHAGHPLNERCDRLAVAASKDKANWKIDSVFEIEEGK
- a CDS encoding RagB/SusD family nutrient uptake outer membrane protein, producing the protein MKKIHLLSTVFSIFLTTISCSKLSEDPAGALVSEQFYLNQDQAIAAVTGTYRKLYETGQSLYNSLFQIGVEMATDDYEAGPRARNAHVRAISNLTHDASNDRMEQLWKQSYDAINASNVNIAKIGAMSSGQIEPTIQLRLINEAKFLRALHYFNLVRWFGAVPLVTSPVETLSPQELYVAKAPENDVYELIIADLKAASALPNYKNYSDADKGRASSGAAKSLLAKVYLTRSDWSNAKLLAREVIDKEGYALFPEFADVFNIDKKNGSEHIFSAQFKGNSGYQGNSLASRSAPADIPGINGDYADALHVEGGLYKSFAANDKRLTVTFTTGMLSPTDGKYYPLAKPQFNKYYDETVVGNQGQSSKNTPIIRYAEVLLIFAEAENELNGPTLEARNALNAVRRRAGVEEVLASETKDVFRESVFEERRKELVYEYQRWFDLSRRGAVYYVAKLKAAGKTNAAARHIHFPTPQRELSLNPNLSQHPDWINK
- a CDS encoding arylsulfatase translates to MKKIIFTLFTFLVLMGIGNAQQKKPNIILILADDLGYSDLGAYGSEISTPNLDRLANEGLRLKQFYNNSICAPTRASLITGQYQHKAGVGYFSNDLGLPAYQGYINTESLTIAEVLRSNGYITATSGKWHVSGNGKSLPWDRGFDLVFPKQEKNADSGAPTFKAQTDPEGYPLESSFSTEVINREAEGFLDQIKTQEKPFFLYLAHTAPHWPLVALPQDIAKYKGRYDKGWEAIRQERFERQKQLGLTPIKTEASIPDEDIYDWSRLSYDQRQLWAKKMEIFAAMVDRLDQTVGKLLKKLKDNGQLDNTLIVFLSDNGAPAEDLVRWFHGARLNTGPVGTEGSFESQSKNWSYASNTPFKAFKDYTYEGGINAPFIAWFPGKVAKGIRQGTGHVIDLAPTFYDLAGAVYPKDYKGIKSNKLPGKSLLPVLFQGQDTVSRAEGLFWERAGNRAARIGKWKLVSTWPSYKWELYDLEQDPTERKDIAGLHHDVVSRLSTAYFRWAKDNGVVDFAELEAREPQSMKDFRESKVQEIAPPAFRFK